One Stigmatopora argus isolate UIUO_Sarg chromosome 20, RoL_Sarg_1.0, whole genome shotgun sequence genomic region harbors:
- the ttc29 gene encoding tetratricopeptide repeat protein 29 isoform X1, whose protein sequence is MDYAGGTLPGVSSRVVRRQKSRISLQAAQTPDKSAHCLSREDVAKFINSRKQNICVGLLQHGFHRSFSELFLLLRLDQERREGAEINSALSLQTPLEEQHAKVESIGLHLSRAERAQRAGQWPAAYEQRLHLGAYFTRESEDLWLSLHFYHTCTDAHEDGCGRHATEGRACLAELYLQQGQLDKAREQAELCVRMADEGRWQDSSGRFLPRRSRESLWSIYSRQAAKADDPYETLELLHKGYATATECKSVETQRPFAAKTACCLAAAENKHIEGEAAYQLGLAYYSVANYDTSEQYLNTSMQICSSTEDFDGLGKAYKAVAKLSESKGNITPTIQLLETLVEISRSKSLHHHLVDACLCLGHVYTNKRQYDRARESLLQGYSVACDIGDVSLVQKAQVSLASAHTRCIVGKYTADVEATGPDALTRLLAWKVSRGLDDACDNSGVCDY, encoded by the exons ATGGACTATGCAGGCGGCACTCTGCCGGGGGTATCCTCCAGGGTCGTCAGGAGGCAGAAAAGCAG GATCTCCCTCCAAGCAGCGCAAACCCCGGATAAGTCTGCGCACTGTCTCTCCAGGGAAGACGTTGCAAA GTTCATCAACAGTCGGAAACAGAACATCTGCGTGGGACTGCTTCAACACGGCTTCCACAG GTCCTTCTCGGAGCTCTTCCTATTACTGCGTTTGGATCAGGAGCGGAGGGAGGGGGCGGAGATCAACTCGGCGCTCAGTCTTCAGACGCCGCTGGAGGAGCAGCACGCCAAAGTCGAGAGCATCGGCCTCCACCTGAGTCGCGCTGAACGCGCGCAGCGGGCGG GTCAGTGGCCGGCGGCGTACGAGCAACGTCTGCATTTGGGCGCCTACTTCACGCGAGAGTCGGAGGACCTGTGGCTCAGCTTGCACTTCTACCACACCTGCACGGACGCTCACGAAGACGGCTGCGGGAGGCACGCCACCGAGGGACGCGCCTGCTTGGCCGAGCTCTACCTGCAGCAAG GTCAGCTGGACAAGGCTAGGGAGCAGGCCGAGCTGTGCGTGCGGATGGCCGACGAAGGCCGCTGGCAGGACTCGTCCGGTCGCTTCCTTCCCCGCCGTTCCCGCGAGAGCCTGTGGTCCATCTACAGCCGGCAGGCCGCCAAGGCCGACGACCCCTACGAGACTCTGGAGCTCCTCCACAAAGGCTACGCCACCGCCACCGAGTGTAAGTCAGTCGAAACGCAGCGGCCGTTCGCCGCTAAAACGGCCTGTTGTCTCGCGGCAGCCGAAAACAAACACATCGAAGGGGAAGCCGCCTATCAGCTGGGACTCGCCTATTACAGCGTGGCCAACTACGACACCTCCGAACag tACCTCAACACCTCCATGCAAATCTGCAGTTCTACGGAGGATTTTGACGGCCTGGGCAAGGCCTACAAGGCCGTGGCCAAGTTAAGCGAAAG CAAGGGGAACATCACCCCCACCATCCAGCTTTTGGAGACTTTAGTGGAGATCTCCCGGAGTAAGAGCCTGCATCACCACCTCGTAGATGCCTGCCTATGCCTGGGCCACGTCTACACCAACAAA AGGCAGTACGACCGAGCTCGCGAGAGCTTGCTTCAAGGTTACAGCGTGGCCTGCGACATCGGCGACGTGTCTCTGGTGCAGAAGGCGCAG GTGTCTCTGGCTAGCGCTCACACCCGTTGCATCGTGGGCAAGTACACGGCCGACGTGGAGGCCACCGGGCCCGACGCCCTGACGCGGCTGCTCGCCTGGAAAGTGTCGAGGGGACTGGACGACGCCTGCGACAACTCCGGAGTGTGCGACTACTGA
- the slc10a7 gene encoding sodium/bile acid cotransporter 7 isoform X2 — MGLLAIIRKEWFLIGIVLVILSAKAQPSIGVKGGPLKPEITVSYVAVSLIFFNSGLSLKTEVR; from the exons ATGGGTCTGCTGGCCATCATACGAAAGGAATGGTTCCTCATCGGCATCGTGCTGGTCATTCTGTCGGCGAAAGCGCAGCCCAGCATCGGCGTCAAAGGAG GACCGCTGAAGCCAGAGATCACCGTCTCGTACGTGGCCGTCTCGCTGATCTTCTTCAACAGCGGCCTCTCGCTGAAAACCGAGGTCAGGTGA
- the slc10a7 gene encoding sodium/bile acid cotransporter 7 isoform X1 yields the protein MGLLAIIRKEWFLIGIVLVILSAKAQPSIGVKGGPLKPEITVSYVAVSLIFFNSGLSLKTEELTSALLHVRLHLFVQSFTLLFFPLTVWLLVRVLALTAVDQWLLKGLQTVSCMPPPVSSAVILTKAVGGNEAAAVFNSALGSFLGIVVTPTLLLLFLGSSSSVAFSSIFYQLSVTVVAPLVAGQLCRRLLKECLERRKPPFGALSSAVLLAIIYSTFCDTFSNPSMELDPVSLLAVVLIVFSIQIAFMLLTFGFSSRAGSGFSPGDTVAIVFCSTHKSLTLGIPMLKIVFAGYERLSLLSVPLLVYHPAQILLGSLLVPTIRDWMTARQKLLKASSPQQPV from the exons ATGGGTCTGCTGGCCATCATACGAAAGGAATGGTTCCTCATCGGCATCGTGCTGGTCATTCTGTCGGCGAAAGCGCAGCCCAGCATCGGCGTCAAAGGAG GACCGCTGAAGCCAGAGATCACCGTCTCGTACGTGGCCGTCTCGCTGATCTTCTTCAACAGCGGCCTCTCGCTGAAAACCGAG GAGCTGACCAGCGCCTTGCTTCACGTCCGCCTGCACCTCTTTGTTCAGTCCTTCACGCTGCTCTTCTTCCCGCTCACCGTTTGGTTGCTGGTCCGAGTCCTGGCGCTGACCGCCGTCGACCAGTGGCTGCTCAAAGG GTTACAGACGGTGAGCTGCATGCCGCCTCCCGTCTCCTCGGCCGTCATTCTCACCAAAGCCGTCGGGGGTAACGAG GCGGCCGCCGTCTTCAACTCTGCGCTTGGGAGCTTCCTG GGGATCGTGGTGACGCCGACGCTGCTGCTGCTCTTT CTGGGCTCCTCGTCCTCGGTGGCCTTCAGCTCCATCTTCTATCAGCTCTCGGTCACGGTGGTGGCGCCGCTCGTCGCGGGTCAG CTTTGCCGCCGCTTACTGAAGGAGTGCCTGGAGCGTAGGAAGCCACCGTTCGGCGCCCTCAGCAGCGCCGTCCTCCTGGCCATCATCTACAGCACCTTCTGCGACACCTTCAGCAATCCCAGCATGGAGCTGGACCCGGTCAGCTTGCTCGCCGTCGTCCTGATCG TTTTCTCCATCCAGATCGCTTTCATGCTGCTCACCTTTGGATTTTCCAGCAG GGCCGGCTCGGGATTCAGTCCCGGCGACACGGTGGCCATCGTTTTCTGCTCCACGCACAAATCGCTAACGCTAG GGATCCCCATGCTGAAGATCGTGTTTGCGGGCTACGAGCGCCTGTCGCTGCTCTCCGTGCCATTGCTGGTCTACCACCCGGCGCAGATCCTGCTGGGTTCCCTGCTGGTGCCGACCATCCGCGACTGGATGACCGCTCGGCAAAAG CTGCTGAAAGCGAGCAGCCCGCAGCAGCCCGTCTGA
- the ttc29 gene encoding tetratricopeptide repeat protein 29 isoform X2, translating to MDYAGGTLPGVSSRVVRRQKSRISLQAAQTPDKSAHCLSREDVAKFINSRKQNICVGLLQHGFHRSFSELFLLLRLDQERREGAEINSALSLQTPLEEQHAKVESIGLHLSRAERAQRAGQWPAAYEQRLHLGAYFTRESEDLWLSLHFYHTCTDAHEDGCGRHATEGRACLAELYLQQGQLDKAREQAELCVRMADEGRWQDSSGRFLPRRSRESLWSIYSRQAAKADDPYETLELLHKGYATATESENKHIEGEAAYQLGLAYYSVANYDTSEQYLNTSMQICSSTEDFDGLGKAYKAVAKLSESKGNITPTIQLLETLVEISRSKSLHHHLVDACLCLGHVYTNKRQYDRARESLLQGYSVACDIGDVSLVQKAQVSLASAHTRCIVGKYTADVEATGPDALTRLLAWKVSRGLDDACDNSGVCDY from the exons ATGGACTATGCAGGCGGCACTCTGCCGGGGGTATCCTCCAGGGTCGTCAGGAGGCAGAAAAGCAG GATCTCCCTCCAAGCAGCGCAAACCCCGGATAAGTCTGCGCACTGTCTCTCCAGGGAAGACGTTGCAAA GTTCATCAACAGTCGGAAACAGAACATCTGCGTGGGACTGCTTCAACACGGCTTCCACAG GTCCTTCTCGGAGCTCTTCCTATTACTGCGTTTGGATCAGGAGCGGAGGGAGGGGGCGGAGATCAACTCGGCGCTCAGTCTTCAGACGCCGCTGGAGGAGCAGCACGCCAAAGTCGAGAGCATCGGCCTCCACCTGAGTCGCGCTGAACGCGCGCAGCGGGCGG GTCAGTGGCCGGCGGCGTACGAGCAACGTCTGCATTTGGGCGCCTACTTCACGCGAGAGTCGGAGGACCTGTGGCTCAGCTTGCACTTCTACCACACCTGCACGGACGCTCACGAAGACGGCTGCGGGAGGCACGCCACCGAGGGACGCGCCTGCTTGGCCGAGCTCTACCTGCAGCAAG GTCAGCTGGACAAGGCTAGGGAGCAGGCCGAGCTGTGCGTGCGGATGGCCGACGAAGGCCGCTGGCAGGACTCGTCCGGTCGCTTCCTTCCCCGCCGTTCCCGCGAGAGCCTGTGGTCCATCTACAGCCGGCAGGCCGCCAAGGCCGACGACCCCTACGAGACTCTGGAGCTCCTCCACAAAGGCTACGCCACCGCCACCGAGT CCGAAAACAAACACATCGAAGGGGAAGCCGCCTATCAGCTGGGACTCGCCTATTACAGCGTGGCCAACTACGACACCTCCGAACag tACCTCAACACCTCCATGCAAATCTGCAGTTCTACGGAGGATTTTGACGGCCTGGGCAAGGCCTACAAGGCCGTGGCCAAGTTAAGCGAAAG CAAGGGGAACATCACCCCCACCATCCAGCTTTTGGAGACTTTAGTGGAGATCTCCCGGAGTAAGAGCCTGCATCACCACCTCGTAGATGCCTGCCTATGCCTGGGCCACGTCTACACCAACAAA AGGCAGTACGACCGAGCTCGCGAGAGCTTGCTTCAAGGTTACAGCGTGGCCTGCGACATCGGCGACGTGTCTCTGGTGCAGAAGGCGCAG GTGTCTCTGGCTAGCGCTCACACCCGTTGCATCGTGGGCAAGTACACGGCCGACGTGGAGGCCACCGGGCCCGACGCCCTGACGCGGCTGCTCGCCTGGAAAGTGTCGAGGGGACTGGACGACGCCTGCGACAACTCCGGAGTGTGCGACTACTGA